CAACTTTGGATGAGTATCGCCAATATATCGAAAAAGACGGCGCTCTGGAACGCCGGTTCCAGAAAGTCATCATTGATCCTCCCACCGTCGAAGAAACCATAGAAATCTTACGTCAAATCAAACATAAATATGAAGAGCATCATCACGTTCATTACACGGACGAAGCGCTCGTTCAGGCGGTCAAATTATCCGACCGGTATATTACGGACCGTCATTTGCCGGACAAAGCGATCGATGTGATGGATGAAAGCGGTTCACGTTCGCATATTATGAATATTGTTGTTCCGCAGCACATACTGGATGTAGAATCCGAAATCGAACGCGTGCGCCAGGAAAAAGACAGCGTCATTAAGAATCAAAAATTCGAAAAAGCCGCTGAGTTGCGTGATATCGAAAAACGATTGAACGAGCAACTGCGTGTTGCCAAAGAAGAATGGGAAAAACGTGAGGATAACCAAACGGTCACAGTCGGTGAGCACGAAATCGCACACGTAGTGTCGATGATGACGGGCATCCCGGTCAATCGTGTCGCACAATCTGAATCTGAAAAATTGTTGCAAATGGAAGAGGTGTTACGCAAACGGATCATCGGTCAAGACGAAGCCATTAAAGCCGTGACGCGCGCTATTCGCCGCACTCGCGCCGGATTGAAAGATCCTAATCGCCCCATCGGATCGTTTATTTTTCTGGGTCCTACGGGCGTTGGTAAAACACAATTTGCCAAAGAATTGGCGAGCTATCTTTTTGAAAGCGCCGAAGCGTTGGTGCGAATCGATATGTCAGAATACATGGAAAAATTTTCCGTGAGCCGTCTCGTTGGGCCGCCTCCGGGTTATGTCGGCTATGAAGAGGGCGGTCAATTGACTGAAAAAATCCGGCGTAAACCGTACAGCGTCGTATTGCTTGATGAAATCGAAAAAGCTCATCCGGATGTATTTAACATTCTTTTGCAGGTCCTGGATGACGGTATCCTTACCGACAGTCTTGGCCGTAAAGTCAGTTTCAAAAATGTTGTAGTAATTATGACGTCCAATATCGGGGCGCGCGATATGAGTAAGAGTTCCGCGTTCGGTTTCTCCGCTAAAAACGACGCCGAAGATGAATACACACGCATGAAGTCAAAAGTGGAGGAAGCCACTAAAAAACTCTTCAATCCTGAATTTCTCAATCGAATCGATGAAGTGATCGTGTTCCGTTCGTTGAGTAAAGAAGATGTTTTACGAATCATCGATGTGTCCATGGCTGAAGTTGACAAGAAATTAAAAGAGCGTAACATCATGGTGACATTGACCAAACCTGCAAAAGAGTTTATCGCCGAAAAAGGGTTTGATCCTGTGTATGGTGCGCGACCTTTACGTCGGGCTATTCAGAAATATCTTGAAGACCCGGTGGCTGAACAGCTACTGAAAGGTGTATTTACCGACGGGACGCATATCGAAGTCAAACTACGGGACAATGAATTGGAATTTACCGAAGCCAAAGGTGAACCCGCGCCGGACGAAGTTAATTAATATGAAAACTAAATAAGGAAAAGTACCTGATGTTTGGAAAGAAGAAGAAAAAGGAAGGCGCTCTGGAAGAGGAAGCGGTCGTTGACGTTATCAAAACATTATCGGTCAATGACGGCGTTACAGTAGAACGTATCAACTGGGACGGTTCAATCAGTCCGGTTGCCGGACGCGTGACTCACGTCGGATCGGAATTCCATTCTTTTGCGATGGTGGAAGAAGGTACGGGCGATGCTATTGAATTTGATATTGCTTCAGGTGATATAGCCGGAATCAAACGTATTGCGATAAGCATTGATCTTGATGAAAATCAAACTGAAAGTTACATGGAAGTCGATGCCATTATTGAAATGCTCGAAGCGCTCGATCACGGCGATATAGTTTCCGTATCGTATTACGATGATTACAAAGGCAAAGGCGTCTCAAAGACCGGTGCCATTACGCTCAAGGATGAATACAACAAACTTTTTGCGATCGAGTATGAAGAAAACGGTACAAAGTTAGAAAAACATTTCGATCTGAATAAAGACAGGATTATCGATATTATTATTTCGTAAAATTATTTTAAAATAGACATAAAAAAAGCCCCGATTCATCAATCGGGGCTTTTTGTTTTAGAAAATTTTATTATTTCATCGTAATCGTTTCCAACCCATGTGCATTCGGGCCGGTTTCATTTTTGCGAAGCAAAAAGGCGAACATTAAGCCCAAGAAACCCAGCGTCGAGAAAAGCAACATGCCTAAAGCGTATCCTTGAGGGTTTGTTGCGTCGGCCTTGGAAAAATCATTAGCCATACCGATAGCGAGATTGAATGCAAAGAATCCGATCTGTTGGATTAACGTCATGAGTGCATAAGCGGTTCCAAGCCGTTTTTCCTCGACAATATACGCCACCGACGGCCACATTACTGCAGGAATCAGTGAAAATGCAATGCCCATCATCGTTACAGGCAGCCACAGTGTAATTCCCGTATAGGCCATGATCAGATAGACCGGCATTAAAAGCAACGAACCGAACATCATCAGGAGTGCACGTTTGCCGAATTTGTCGGCTATCAGACCGAATAACGGTGTGACAAACATGGCCGACATGGGCAATAAACTATTAAAAAATCCTGCAGAACTGCGCGCTAATTCTTCTTCAACTCCGATAAAATGCGTGTCCATAAAAAATTTGATCGCGAATGTGCGAAAGGGGAAAATGGCAGAGTAAAACGTAAAACATAAGCCGACGATAAACCAATACGACTTGCCGAATTTAAATAACGAACTGAATTCCAATTTATCCGTCTGTCCTGCCACGCCAAGCGTGTATCTTTTCTCAGCTACGTTTTCCAACCACCAATAAACAATTGCACTGGCGACACAGATCACGCCGGCTCCGACTGCGATCATCAGAGGACCGCGCCAGCTCGGATCGGCGTGGGAGCCACCGGGATAAAATGCCCATGAAGCCCAAGAGGGAGAATTATCTGCTGCGACGGATGCGAGACGCGCAATCGTAAGATTAATTCCAAATGCAAAACTGAGTTCTTTGCCTTTAAACCATTTGGCTAAGGCGGTAGTTACGGCTACGATCAGAGATTCAGCGCCGAGTCCGAGGATTGTCCGACCGGCAATCATCATCCAGAAATTGCCATCGATGACCATCAATGCGGCGCCTACAAGGCATAGTACCGCAAAAACAAACATTGATTTTTTGGTGCCGATCCGATCGATGATAATACCGCCAATAACTAGAGTTAGAACCGCGGCGATACTGTAACTGGAGTTCAGCCAACCTACATTTTCATTAGTAAAACCGAGTTGTTGAATAAATATATCCACGAGCGGATTAATACTATCATAGATATAATAATTGCCAAACATCGAAAGGCTGGCAAATAATAGAACGATCCAGCGAAAGATTTTGGAGGGCTCAGTACGGGTATCAAGTGGTGTTGTCATTAAAATTGAATCCTTGCAAGTAGCTCGAGTCAGTTAGAGTCCGTCCTACGGACGAAAGTTTAATTAGTTGCAGAAGTCTTATTCAAAAACGTGCTCATTTTACTAATTAAAACGGTAAAAATCCTATAAAAATACATGAAAATAAAAAATACCGCCGAGGCGGTATTTTTTTAAGATTTTCAAACCATTTCAATGCGGGCTAATTTACATTTTTTAATATTGCAAGAAGGAAATGATAAAACTTCTCAACGGTATCAATGTAAATTTTTTCATCAGGAGAATGAACGCCTTCGAGCGTGGGTCCGAATGATAGCATATCCATGCCAGGATATTTCTCTCCTATGATTCCGCATTCCAATCCGGCGTGAATGGCTTTCACCGCAGGTTCTTTTCCGTAAAGATTTTTGTAAGTCTGAACGGCTGTTTTCAAAATCGGTGAATCCAGATTCGGCTTCCATCCGGGATAGCCGTCGGTCTGTTTGAAGGCTGCGCCGCCCATCGAAAATACAGCTGCATGGGTTTGCAAAATCTCAATAATTTCAGATGCAACGGAACTACGTTGGCTGGTGGTTAAGACGACCGAACTCTTTTTAGTTTCTAGAACAGCAACGTTCGTAGACGTTTCGACCAAACCTGGAATATCGGCGCTCATTTTTGTCACACCGTGCGGCAAAGCGCTGATGGTTTGAAGAATTTTTTCCTGCAACTGTTTTTTGAAAACCTTCACGGTTTTCTTAACGGTAGTTTCTGTCAAACTGATGGTGAGATCGGGATCCACGGTTTTGATTTCCGCTTTGATAATTGATTCAAAATTCTTAACGATCTCGAGAGATTTAGCAAGTTTTTTTGCAGGAATAAATGCGATCGCTTCGGCTTCGCGTGGAATGGCATTACTTTTATTGCCGCCTTCCATCGATGCAATGCGTGCGCCCATCTTATCCAATTCCATCAAGATACGATTCATGATTTTCAGAGAATTACCGCGTCCTTTGTCGATTTCGAGACCGGAGTGGCCCCCTTTTAAACCACGAACTTGTAACAAGACCGGCGTATGATTTTTCGGAATACGTTCACTGACAATTTTCCACGTTCCGATGGTATTGCGTCCGCCTGAACATCCGACGTACAAAGCGCCTTCTTCTTCTGAATCAAGGTTCAGCATTGTTTTGCTATCAAGAAGACTGGAATCAAGATTGGTTGCGCCTGTCAAGCCGGTTTCTTCATCCACGGTAAATAAAAACTCCAACGGTCCATGCTCCAGGGAACGGTCTTCCATGATCGCAAGATTGGTAGCCACGGCAATACCATTGTCTGCGCCAAGCGTCGTACCGTTCGCCATAATCACGTTGTCTTTTCGTACCAATTCGATTGGATCTTTAAAAAAGTCATGGGTTTTGTCTTTATTTTTTTCCGTTACCATGTCAAGATGTCCTTGCAACGCGATCATGGGGACGTTTTCACGCCCCGATGAAGCAGGCTTTTTGACAACAACGTTGCCCGATTTGTCTTTTTTTGCGGGTAAACCAAGTTTCTTGGCAACGTCCATGACGTAACGGATCATAGCTTCTTCATGTTTAGACGGACGTGGAATTTTTGCAATTTCAGAAAAATATTTCCAAACAATTTCCGGTTTTAATCCTTGAATAGCCGAGTCCATAATTTTCCTTTCATTCGTAATATTTTACGAATTCAATTGTAATTCCTTTGACAGGTTGAGAAAACCGTCTTGACTTAATTTAGCAACAAATGAACCTACGCGTTCACGCATCGATTCGACAGAGTCGTTATAGCGTTCATGCATTTGGTGTACGATCGATTCGATGGTCGTTTGCCCGTCACATTGCAGCCACACGAAGCTTCCGTACGCATCCAACTTCACTTTGAAATTCGGTTTCGCCAGCATCGGTACGAGCCACTTGACCGTGTATTTGCTCTTGAATTTAGGTATGATCAGCGTAACCAGTTGTTCATCACGCATTTCCCATTCAAGCCTTCGCTCCGGGCATTGTTGCAGGAACGAAGGCTCTTCATAGAATTTCTTTTTTTTAGACATCATTACATAACCGCTGACGGTGGAGCAGGTTCATCCGGTTTACCGGCATTTTTGACCGGAATTTGAATCAAGACATAAGCGATAATGGCAAATATCAAGAGACTGATATAGAACGACGGATGTTCAAAAATACTGAACAGCGGCGTTTCCGTAAATGCAAGCGTGGCAAAAAGCAATCCGATCAACGCTTCTCCGGCGATTAAACCGGCAGCCAGCAATACACCGATGTTTTCAACACGGGCTTTTTGCGCGGCATTATGTTGTTTTTTCTCATTGATTCGTTCGACCATGCCTTTGATCACGCCGCCGATAAAAATGGCAAACGTGGTCTCTAAAGGCAAATACATGCCGACGCTGACCAACATCGGGCTTCTGACCTGCATCAGAATAAATCCAACGCCCATCAGCATACCGACGATGATCAAAGGCCAAGCCATTTGTCCACCCACGATACCTTGCGATAATAATGCCATCAAGCTGGCTTGCGGAGCCGGGAGATTTTTGCCTCCAAAGCCTGTACCTCCCGATAAAATATCACCTTGATGCAATACGACGAGTGGAAGGAACATTACGGATGCGGCAAGCGCAATTCCGATAAGATCACCAATTTGCATTCTCCACGGTGTTCCTCCGAGGATGTGTCCGACTTTAAGGTCTTGAAGCATTTCGCCGGCGACGGCTGACGACACGCATACGACGGCCGCAACGCCGAGTACGGCTGCAATACCTGTTTGGCCCGACATTCCCAGCGCAACCATTAATAATGCAGCAACAAGCAACGTTGATAAAGTTAATCCCGAGATCGGATTATTACTGGAACCGATGATACCGACCAGATAACCTGAAACGGCAGCAAAGAAAAATCCGGCAATAATCATGACGATAGTTGCAACCAGAGCGGCTACAACGTTGCCGGAGAAATAATTATAAATGAAAAAAGTAGCAACGGCCGAAGCAAGAATACCGCCCATAATCCATTGAAAACTCAAATCTTTTTCTGTGCGAATTGCTACGTGTTCGCCGGTCGCAGCTTTTTTGACGTCGCCGATTGAGCGGCGAATTCCCGTTATTAAACTTTTACGCATGCGAAACAGTGTAAATCCCGCACTGACCAACATGCCACCGATAGCAATCGGGCGTACAACATAACGCCATACGTTCGTAGCCAAAGCGATCCATGTGCCCTCATCGACAGTACCGCCTTCAGGAACTAAAGTCGGAAGCAAAGATGGTGCAAGGAAGTAGGTAATGATTGGTACAAAAAGCCCCCATGCCAAAAGACCGCCGCTGAAGTTGAGCGAAGCGAGTTTCGGTCCGATAATATATCCGACGCCAATGTACGCCGGGCTGACGCCGGGAGAACTCAGGAGCATACCTCCTTCAGCCGTAGGCGTTCCGCTTGCGCGAAGATTAATCGCCGCTTTGGAAAACGAAATCCATTTTTCCCATGTAGTAGCAAAAAATTTGAATTGGCCTAATGCCTGAATCAAGGCTCCTAAACCCATGGCTGAGAAAAGAAACTTCGCTCCGGTTCCTCCGGACCGTCCGGCTTTATGAATTTCAGATGCGGCCACAGATTCTGGAAAAGGAAGTTCTACGTCTTCAACCATAACACGCCGCAATAAGGCTACGAACATAATACCTAAAACACCGCCGGCAAGCATGATAGCGGTTGATTCAAAGTAATGTCCGGTTGTAGCAAATTCAGTCCATATTCCGGCAATATAAAACGCCGGTATGGTAAAAATGGCGCCGGCTGCAACCGATTCGCCGATCGAACCGACGGTTCGTGCAAAATTTTCTTCGAGAACAGAACCCTTCATGATGCGGAGTAAAGCCATACCGATCACGGCAGCAGGATAGGTTGCGGCGATTGTCATACCGGCTTTAAGACCCAGATAAGCATTCGCTGCGCCCAAAATGACCGACATGATCAAACCAATCAATAACGCGCGCAACGTGAATTCTTTCATATCCGAATTCACCGGCACGTACGGTTGATATCGCGGTGAGGAACCAGCTGAGGGTGTAACATCAGCCATAAGCAGTTCTCCTTAATGTGTGTTTTTTAAAGTGCGATGAGCTTTATCGTTTGGAATTGACAGGTATTGTGTGTCGCTTACGAAGCGATTTGCGCAAGGCGTTGAAAAAATAAACGGCAATAAAATAGACACTGAACTTTTGAAAGTCAAATAGTTTTTAAGATTGAATAGAAGCTTTATATCGAATAATCGTTGATTTTAGTTGCAAAAATAAATACACTGTGCGGTAATTTTTCTACTTGTACGTGGCCTATAGTTTTTGAGGTAGATATGACGGAAAATCGTAAACCGACGATTTTGATCGTTGATGATGAAGTTGAAATCCTTAAAATTCTAAAAAAAACTCTCGAAGATGACTATACTATTATAACTGCTTCGAGAGCGAAAGAAGCTTTGTTGAAACTGGATTCCGTTCAGGTCATTCTCTCGGATCAACGTATGCCGGAAATGACCGGTTCAGAATTTCTCAAAAAAGTCCGTGAAACACATCCTGATATCGTGCGCATTATCATGACGGGATATTCTGACATGAATGCATTGATCGAATCGGTCAATCAGGGTGAGATTTTCAGATACATGAGCAAACCGTGGGATATGGAGACTTTGTTTTCTATCGTTCGGACGGCCGTCGAGAAGTATGAAGATAATATCCGTCAGCGTCAAATGGAACAAGACAATGAAGCCCTTCGACGTCACTTGGCACACGCAACTGAAGAATTGAATCGTTCTCGCGATGAATTGAAAAAGCTTCGCGGCCGCTGATTTCCCGCCTTTTATTTGAACCATAAATCTTCTTATGAAAATTCCGAATATTTTATGCAGCGATCGCGACGGACAGATTTTTGATTTGCCCGGTTATGCCATGGCGGGCAAAAGCGCCCGTACGATCATGCCGATCGATCCGTCTCAGTTGATCGAACTCCCTGAAGGCTCTCAATTATATTATCTGCCGGGACGGAAAGCGGCCGGATATAGCCGCACGAACAACAAACTGACTTTTGTCGATGACGCTTTTGCAGTGGCGGCTTATATTCCTCCGGCGTACACGCATTTTCTGCATGCCGCCTATCAAATGACCGATCAGGCGACTGAATTGCCGTTATTTTCATTCACAGCGGTCGGCTGGATGGACGACAAATTTTACGTTCCGGCTGTGCGGATCGATCCGCAAATCAAACATCAGCCGGTCATTTTCAATGCGGAAGAAATTCGCCGTAAAGTGCATGAAAAAATCGCCGCATTTCCGAACAACCGTCTTGTTGAGCATCATGGTAATAAATGTGCGATCGAATACGGATGCGC
Above is a window of bacterium DNA encoding:
- a CDS encoding ATP-dependent Clp protease ATP-binding subunit; its protein translation is MKNNFSSRVQLVVKLSQEEAIRLGHDYIGTEHLLLGLIREGEGVAVKVLKNLGIDLEKLKRTIEDMVKPVTENTIIGNPPLTKRAEKILKSTYLEAKNYKSDVIGTEHLLLSLVKEKDCLAAQVLAMFNVEYETIKRELTNIMSGTFTPNSPTNKKTEPRKSKTPALDHFGRDLTQYAEEGKLDPIIGREEEIERVAQILSRRKKNNPVLIGEPGVGKTAIAEGLALRIIQKKVPRVLHTKRVVTLDVGALVAGTKYRGQFEERVKAIMSELEKTDDVILFIDELHTIVGAGGASGSLDASNMFKPALSRGELQCIGATTLDEYRQYIEKDGALERRFQKVIIDPPTVEETIEILRQIKHKYEEHHHVHYTDEALVQAVKLSDRYITDRHLPDKAIDVMDESGSRSHIMNIVVPQHILDVESEIERVRQEKDSVIKNQKFEKAAELRDIEKRLNEQLRVAKEEWEKREDNQTVTVGEHEIAHVVSMMTGIPVNRVAQSESEKLLQMEEVLRKRIIGQDEAIKAVTRAIRRTRAGLKDPNRPIGSFIFLGPTGVGKTQFAKELASYLFESAEALVRIDMSEYMEKFSVSRLVGPPPGYVGYEEGGQLTEKIRRKPYSVVLLDEIEKAHPDVFNILLQVLDDGILTDSLGRKVSFKNVVVIMTSNIGARDMSKSSAFGFSAKNDAEDEYTRMKSKVEEATKKLFNPEFLNRIDEVIVFRSLSKEDVLRIIDVSMAEVDKKLKERNIMVTLTKPAKEFIAEKGFDPVYGARPLRRAIQKYLEDPVAEQLLKGVFTDGTHIEVKLRDNELEFTEAKGEPAPDEVN
- a CDS encoding MFS transporter, producing the protein MTTPLDTRTEPSKIFRWIVLLFASLSMFGNYYIYDSINPLVDIFIQQLGFTNENVGWLNSSYSIAAVLTLVIGGIIIDRIGTKKSMFVFAVLCLVGAALMVIDGNFWMMIAGRTILGLGAESLIVAVTTALAKWFKGKELSFAFGINLTIARLASVAADNSPSWASWAFYPGGSHADPSWRGPLMIAVGAGVICVASAIVYWWLENVAEKRYTLGVAGQTDKLEFSSLFKFGKSYWFIVGLCFTFYSAIFPFRTFAIKFFMDTHFIGVEEELARSSAGFFNSLLPMSAMFVTPLFGLIADKFGKRALLMMFGSLLLMPVYLIMAYTGITLWLPVTMMGIAFSLIPAVMWPSVAYIVEEKRLGTAYALMTLIQQIGFFAFNLAIGMANDFSKADATNPQGYALGMLLFSTLGFLGLMFAFLLRKNETGPNAHGLETITMK
- a CDS encoding aminoacyl-histidine dipeptidase; this translates as MDSAIQGLKPEIVWKYFSEIAKIPRPSKHEEAMIRYVMDVAKKLGLPAKKDKSGNVVVKKPASSGRENVPMIALQGHLDMVTEKNKDKTHDFFKDPIELVRKDNVIMANGTTLGADNGIAVATNLAIMEDRSLEHGPLEFLFTVDEETGLTGATNLDSSLLDSKTMLNLDSEEEGALYVGCSGGRNTIGTWKIVSERIPKNHTPVLLQVRGLKGGHSGLEIDKGRGNSLKIMNRILMELDKMGARIASMEGGNKSNAIPREAEAIAFIPAKKLAKSLEIVKNFESIIKAEIKTVDPDLTISLTETTVKKTVKVFKKQLQEKILQTISALPHGVTKMSADIPGLVETSTNVAVLETKKSSVVLTTSQRSSVASEIIEILQTHAAVFSMGGAAFKQTDGYPGWKPNLDSPILKTAVQTYKNLYGKEPAVKAIHAGLECGIIGEKYPGMDMLSFGPTLEGVHSPDEKIYIDTVEKFYHFLLAILKNVN
- a CDS encoding PqqD family protein produces the protein MMSKKKKFYEEPSFLQQCPERRLEWEMRDEQLVTLIIPKFKSKYTVKWLVPMLAKPNFKVKLDAYGSFVWLQCDGQTTIESIVHQMHERYNDSVESMRERVGSFVAKLSQDGFLNLSKELQLNS
- a CDS encoding oligopeptide transporter, OPT family; the encoded protein is MKEFTLRALLIGLIMSVILGAANAYLGLKAGMTIAATYPAAVIGMALLRIMKGSVLEENFARTVGSIGESVAAGAIFTIPAFYIAGIWTEFATTGHYFESTAIMLAGGVLGIMFVALLRRVMVEDVELPFPESVAASEIHKAGRSGGTGAKFLFSAMGLGALIQALGQFKFFATTWEKWISFSKAAINLRASGTPTAEGGMLLSSPGVSPAYIGVGYIIGPKLASLNFSGGLLAWGLFVPIITYFLAPSLLPTLVPEGGTVDEGTWIALATNVWRYVVRPIAIGGMLVSAGFTLFRMRKSLITGIRRSIGDVKKAATGEHVAIRTEKDLSFQWIMGGILASAVATFFIYNYFSGNVVAALVATIVMIIAGFFFAAVSGYLVGIIGSSNNPISGLTLSTLLVAALLMVALGMSGQTGIAAVLGVAAVVCVSSAVAGEMLQDLKVGHILGGTPWRMQIGDLIGIALAASVMFLPLVVLHQGDILSGGTGFGGKNLPAPQASLMALLSQGIVGGQMAWPLIIVGMLMGVGFILMQVRSPMLVSVGMYLPLETTFAIFIGGVIKGMVERINEKKQHNAAQKARVENIGVLLAAGLIAGEALIGLLFATLAFTETPLFSIFEHPSFYISLLIFAIIAYVLIQIPVKNAGKPDEPAPPSAVM
- a CDS encoding response regulator, with the translated sequence MTENRKPTILIVDDEVEILKILKKTLEDDYTIITASRAKEALLKLDSVQVILSDQRMPEMTGSEFLKKVRETHPDIVRIIMTGYSDMNALIESVNQGEIFRYMSKPWDMETLFSIVRTAVEKYEDNIRQRQMEQDNEALRRHLAHATEELNRSRDELKKLRGR